In Phragmites australis chromosome 18, lpPhrAust1.1, whole genome shotgun sequence, the genomic window GTCGTCGCGATCGGAGCCGGCGATGTTGTTGCGGTGGATGTTGAGGAATTAGATTGGGTTTGGAAGTACGCGCAGCGCAGGGGGTCGGGAATGAGATTATGGGTTAACGGGGAGTTAGTGAGGGGTTAATATGAGTTAGTGGGTTATATGCTTTAAGATTTGTGCTGCCACATGTCATAATTTAGAGGGAGTCCAGCTTGATGAGCCTAGAGAAAACTGGTCTCGTAGGATTTTTCTCCTGTTTGCTTGCTTCTATGCACGTACCCTTCTAGCTAGTTTCGTTCCATGCATGCACGTGTGGTCGTCTTGTTTATTTGTATCTGATTTGGATTTTGTCTGCTTGTATTGTTCCCTGTGCATTTGTTGTAAAGGGCCGGTGTGTGCTATCTTGTGCGCTGGTCTTAAGTTCCAATAAAGTTTGCTTTTCAGATATGAAACTAGTGAAGATGTGTCTGCCAAATAAAACGGGAGATAATTTTCTGTAAAGTTACATTGTAGTTTATATAGAAAAGGAATTAGCATCGAAGATCAACTCTGCTGATATTATTAAATTTTATGATCTAATCGGTTATAGTAGAGCTAAATTAAAGTTAAGTAGCAGATATTATTAAATCTTATGATCTAATTAGTTCTCGTAGAGCTAAACTCAAATTAATATAAATGTAATATTTTTGTATTGTCAAGCATATGCTACTTATGTTAGAATTGATCTTGGTCTTATGTTTTGACGTGTTCCCTAACGTAACCGATAAAGAGTGGGAGTTTGTTTTCCTCTCCCGCGCTCTTATTGAAAGCCCCAACCAACCTATAGTTGTGATCCCACCTTGTGCTGCACTATATAAACCAAAGGGGGAGTCCCGTGCGGCGTGCAATCATAATACCCACGTttgccttaacctcctctcatATCTTCTAATCCAATCCTAAGAAGGCGCAGAGAACAAGGTAaaaaccgccgccgccgcttcggGATCACTTCATCAAGCTCGGCTACCTCTACATTAAGCTGGCCACACCTACGCCATCTTCATCACGCCGACGATAACATCACTAACGATCTGCATGGCATAACCTTCGTCACCACGCAAGGCTACATCTACATCGTGGTCTCCGTCCTTGTCTAATGGCGTCACACAACAATAGTATGTCTACACGCTTCCACAAATAAGACGGTGTCTATTGCTAGGGCTATAATTTATGTTGTGATAGATTAAACAACCTTGTTTTGTTATCCTATATTGGTGCTAATTAGTAGaaaagataatttatttttttatcacaaaatatatgttgctataattattatttatactCAGTTAAgtcaatatatatacatatatactatCATATCATACTTCTTATCTGATAATTGTTGTTAACATTGAGGAGTGGCACCCCTCATATTCGATTCCCAGCTCGGCCTTGTGTTTAGCTTTTGCAAATTTTACTCTACAGTATGTTTAatttatttctctctctctctctctctctctcctctgaaTGGATTGAGAAGGTAGTGAGATAGATAGATTCGGCAGAGATCATCAAACGGGTTGAACTTAATCAGGCATGGATGCTGCCTGTCGTCCATTTTCGAGCAAAAGCATCATCACTCGATGGGCTTCGCTAGGTGCAGAAATGACAGCAAATGACCTACAGTACAAATCTACAATGCTAGCTAAATGGATCCTGCAAAAAGCGCGCCAACTTTGCAGTTGCCGTCTCGTCGCCGCTCCATCTTTACAACTTGGCCGTCAAAAGGTGGTGCATGCTGGCCACTGTTTGTTTTGTTTCCTCACGTTTCAAACTTGGATTCAGTTGAGTTTCAATGCCAACCCAGCTTGAAATGAAATGCATGCAGAAGGGCACACTCATCACTGCCTCCGCCTGAGCCGCTCCTCCACTAGTCTACTACTAGGCTGAGTACTGATCCATGAATGAATGCTTCTGGTGTTCCAAAAGAATATCCTCTGACTACATCGGCCGGCACATTTCCCATGAAAAaacctttctctctctctctctctctctctctctctatactCTTTTCTTTTCAGCCATGTTCAGACTTGAGCATGTCGATTGcttccaaaaaacaaaaaaaactgtCCTTCTAGCTATGTGCAACTTGTTTGCTTTGTTCCTGCCTCCTGGTACTGGTAGTAATCATCTATAGTGGAATGGTCTGTCACAGCATGCATCTAGGAGTAGTGATTTCACTCGATTAGTGTCTTGTAATTTGCATCTTGATTGACGCTGCTGTGCTGCTGTATAGGATACCGGAGTAGCAGTATCAATTGCGAGTGAGTAGCAGCTAGGCATGCATGATGAGTTTTCCGCACACCTAGGAGCAGAAAAGAGGATACAAATACTAGGAGCGAGTCATGTTCTACTATGTATGTAATCGATCGATCATTGCACAACACAGCTAGGCAGGGCAGCCTTATGCATGGGCATGGCCAGGCCAGCTGCAGCTACTCCATCTCCCTTGCTGCTGCAAGACTTTGGCTCCCTCATCGATCTATCGTAGACTACTGTGCTGTGCATGCAAATGCAACCATCTCAAAGCTTTTGGTCAAGTCCCAGCCACCCTACACCTACAGGCCTTTATCATTCTACTCTCCAGAGTTTTGACCATGTGTTGGTACTACTGGTACTGTATGCAATAGTGTAACACTTGTTAACACCATTTTTTTAGACACATTGTTCAGCACTAAATTGCAAAAAGGAATGACTTCCTATCAACATACGATTGGAGTACAGTAATACAGTATCACCAAGGCGCGTTGATGTGGCCACAGCTCTTCATTTGGACAACCCATGAAATTATGTCCTTCCGTCCTGGAGAAAAAAGTTGTCAAAAATATAGAACAAGCCAAATCCAAGTCACCGGAGGTAGGTAGCCTACTCCATGCTGATAAAAGGCTACTGTTCCAGACCAATAAAagcataaaaaagagaaaattcacTGTATATACAGTAGCTGAGATACGTAGACTTTTTGTTCTCCTCCTTCCTGAGTGCCGTGGAGCCTGCCTACCGGTAAACCACGGCCGCGCAGGAGCATTATTCTTATAACAAGGCATCATGTCCTATAGTGGTgtggacatatatatatataatggagTGAGTATTCAAACATGATGAATCGATCTTAGCTAAGAACAAGTGGCATTGTTATACGAATAATTGGTTGGGAGGGGCAAACAACATACATGCTCTTTGATTTCCGCAATCAAATCCTAAtcgtcctctccttctcccaaaCCCCACGAGCGCCTAGACAATGGCAAGGGTCTAAACCAGAAttgattctataaaatttgcttctgtAAAGGAGACCCGCCCCGTCCTGGATCAGAGAGAGGGATCCTCTCCCTTCCCTCAAAAGGCGGCCATGGCATGCCatagggaggaggggagggagggtcTGTACGGGTACAAGGAAACCCATCATTCCAGCATCGGACCCCAGCCAACCAAGTGTCCATTCCATTTCCATGCCCCCTGCCATGCCCCTGCCATGGGGACTTGGACTGAATATACTACTGCGGTAGGAGTATTACTGTCCTCCTACATCTCTCAAATACCGAGTACGGACGGACAAATCTCTCGGAATCCCTGCCCGCCTTTGAAACTTTGTCGTCCGACGACTCTCTATCTCACAAATCACATATGCCTTGGTGGTGTGCATGCATCTAGAACTAGAAGCACATACGTATATGCCTTGGAATGAAGATGCAGGAGGAGATGGCACGGCAATAAATACAATATAATCATCCTTCCCCCTGCACATGAGACACCCCATCATTACGGGAGATCCTTCCCAGACTCCCTCGTCCTCTCTCTCTGTTCACAAAGACTTTCATAAGATCTCATCTATACAGTGATTTAATAATAGAGAGAATGTGAATACGTGTCATCCTGTGATCCAATGACTGAGTCTTCCGTATAACAACCTAGTCCTATAATTTGCTTCCCTCCCTTGTGCTGCTGCTTCTGACTCACTCTCTCACTCAGGCTCTTCTTCTGTCTATAAAAACCCAAAGACAAAGAGGAGCCTCCATCtccatgcaccaccaccatgaACTCCTTCTACTCCTCCATGGCGCACGGCCTCGACGCCCTCCACCGCAGCCTCGCCTCCTCCCCGCACGCCTTCCTCTCCGCGCCCTTCCTCCAGCAGGCCGCTGCGCTGCTCCGCTCCCTGCACTCGCAGCTCGTCCACCTCGTCCAGCGCCTGCACCTGCCCCCCGGCGAGAGCTGGCTCGACGAGTACATGGACGAGACCTCCCGACTCTGGGACGCCTGCCAGCTCGTCCGCGCCGGCGCCTCCGCGCTCGACGCCTACTGCGCCTCCACCGCCCGCATTGCCGCCACGCTCCACGACTGGCTCTGCAGCCCCAACCCCCACGCCGCCCGCCAGGTCCAGAGGGCCATCAACGCGCCGCGACGCCACGCCGTCGGCCTCCAGCAGGAGAACCGCGCGCTCGCCGACAACCGTCTCGACCCCGCCTCGCTGCTGCTCGACGACCGCTCCCCGCTTGAGTTCAAGCTCAACGCCTTCAACGGCTTCCGCGGCGTGCTCTACGCGCTCCGCAACGCCAGCTCCTTCCTCCTCATGCTCCTCATCTCCGGCACCGTCTCATGCCTCCCGGACCTCGCTCGGACCAGTGGTGCCGGCGTCGCAGCGCACCAGTTCCGCACCTCGGGCGCCGGCTACGTCTCGTCCATGGGGCGCCTGCGCCAGCGCGTCGCCGAGGAGATGGACGCCGTCGACCACTCTGGGATCATGATGTACGAGTTCCGGCAGGTCAGCGCCGCCATTGATAGCCTCAAGGCAGAGTTCGACAGAGTCGTTGCCATGGGGTACGGAGGCTCCGTCGAGATCCGCGGGAGCCTAGGTGACAGAGTGGAGATCGTCAATGGCTGGGTCGGGATGCTGAGATCAGGTGCTGAGAGTGTCATCGGTGAACTCGATGACTTCTTTGATGAGATCGTGGAGGGCAGGAAGATGCTCTCAGACCTCTGCAGCCATCGCTGAAAGAAACTTCATTTGCAGACTGAAGAGTTCAGTTCAGCAGGAACAAACAGAGCACGCGGCAGCAGGATGCATGGTGGAGGTACTATGGTAGATAGAAGAAGGCTAACAAAAATTTAggtgctttttttcttttgttttcctgGTTGGGTGTAGTGCAGTGCAGGTAGCTGTCTCTAATGCGTCTGTTACTCTCTGGCTAGCATTATAGGGTGTCCATACTTAAGTCATGCAGCAGGATCGTCATCTTTGTATTCTTCCTTCCTAATCGATGGTACTGGCAGTTCGCAGTGCTTAATCATGCCTATCTATTGTCAGAATCAGAATCAGAACATATGTCTgatttatataatatatatatattttttagattgcCGTTCTATAAAGACACTAGTATAATAGTGTATGGTGAAAGGACGAATCTGCATGTGCGACCAATGAAATCTCGGAAAAAGGAAAGCAACTCTTTGCCCTTTTCTATAACTGGAAAAGTGCTGTGGAGGTGTAGGCAACTTGTTGGACATAGGAGACAAAAGGCTAGTAACTGGGGGGAAATTAGATCTTATAGTTGTCATTCCttttgcttgttcttctttttgtttttggtgGTGGGCTTATTGCTTACGTTATCATTGATCACTCCACCAGTGCAAGAATATGGCGAATGGTAGCATAAAGATTGGTCATTTTCCTAAAACAGAGAATATGAAGGGAAGGAACTAAGAATGGTACCTTTGTGCGGCTTCGCGAAGTTTGTGAGATGATTCTCTTTGATCTCCAACAACAGTCACCATTTGGTTTGCGGAATGATGAGACGCCCTTCTGGAATTGGAACAGGATGATCACCTTGTGGACCTCAATCAGATGAAGAGGATTGGCAGGGACAGCTGAAATGCCAAATTGATTGAGCTGCCTTGGAGAGTCAAGAGCTAGAGAAATGATGGTAAGCAGAATTGCTATCCATATTCCATACTTTTGGGGTTGGGACTCTGCCTCTGCTAGGAAAAGCTGAATATGAATCCACCAAATTGAACCACTCATTCTGAAACGGCAACAAGGATCACTTCCTAAGGCAGGATTCACAAGCAATAGCCAAAGTATACACTTATACTAAGATTTGGTAGGTTCATCATCAGCTCCTGATAAAAAACAAAATGCACGTCATGAGTTAACCATTGAACTTAAAACTCCAATTCAACCTGACCAGGAGAAACCAGGTTAAAATTAGCCAACCTGCTGGAATCTCTTGCCATCAGTTATCTGATCAGGACAAAATTATAATATAAGCTCTAACTGGATTATTCTCCTCGATAAGTAACACGCTTTGGCTATAGAAAAAGAAGTGTAGTTAGCACCGCCCTGATCTGTGCAGTTTGTACTCTTTCTAAAAGGGGATAATTAACAGGTTAAGTTTCAGGAGAAGTAATGCATGATCAGAATAATTTGCATCAGCAAAGTTCAAGGCATGTTAATTGTTGCATAGCAATAAACAAGCATATAGAACAACTATAAAGAGTATGCACATCATCAGGCAGCCACTTTCTGATGCAGAACATTTGCAGAGTTGCCTCATCCCCAGGGAATTTTGTctgaaatgaaaaaaagaacaaattacATTTTGTTTCATTGACTTCATATGAGAATGGTTTGGGGGCATAAATACATACTGCTACTACAGAAAAATAATACAGAACACACAAGTAAGCAACTTGATCTCACCCATTTTAAGTAATAACAGAACTCGATTTATGAATGGAAACAGTTAGTGGTATGTATCATACCTGAGGATCTGCAAAAGCTGTACACTGTACAGTAGTGAAAAATCTGCATTGTACTGTGTGCAGCAAGATCAAGAGGCATTTATGCTGGTCCTCACTTTCCGATGCAAGCAAAGCAATTAAATTGGATTCAAATCGAGATACTTTCAACAGAGATAGAAAATGTCTAACTTGGACATTTAGTCATGCCatgagtgaagaacaaaagagCAAGTACAGACTGCTTCAGCCCCATCGATGATAAGCGCAAAAGAATAATCATATAAATTTTGTAATTTCACTATAATAATTGTGAAATTAACAATGAACATTTGTACACGTCTTGTGGGCCTCACTTGCCCCAACGATTTTCCTAAAAGCTGCAAACTTTTGGAGAGATCAATAGTGAGGCCTTCCTATATACACCATTTTACAAAGAGAAAATTAGCTAAACAACAACTGGAAGGCTTCAACAGAACTGTCAGGAAATCCTGAATAGGATTAGGCGCATGCCTCAGCCTCAATTGGATGCTGAACCAGGCTATCCCCATTCTGGACTTCTACTGAATCGTGATTGCTATGACCAAAGGATTTGCATGACTTAGAAGGATTATCAGGACTCCAAGTATCTGGAACTGCAAGGAAGTACTTTGCCATGAACTTCCTAAACCTTTTCTTGTACTCCCTGGGAGAAATTACAGTTGGTGAAACATTCTTGGGTACAACCAGAGAAGTCTTCACCCATGTCTCTAGTTGTTTGTCCCAAGTGTACTGCCTCAGATAATCAATGATGCCAAATACAAGCTCATGCTTTTGTTTGTCCACTCCCACAAGCAGAGAATAGTCCATAACATTAACCGACTGCAAGTACAATAATTATATTAAGAAATGTTTTAACTGAAAAACCTGATTACCTGTAATTGTAGTGAACATTTGCTTTATACATACAGTGAGGAAAGATGTGTCATTCCAGATTGCACGCTGCAAAAGATGCTTTGTTCTTCCACCAATATAGATTGGAGAAACACGCATGTCCTCAACATAGTTTTGATCCAGGTAAACAGTCTCATGATCATTTGAGTCAGCAACCCAACGCGAAAAAATAGCACCTTTAAGATCATAAATCCGCGAAATATTGTGGCCAAAGAGAAGATTTTCCATCACCATCAGGTCGATCTTTACCTCTTTGCCATGCCTTATTTGCTTCACCTGAAAAGTGCAAGTGACACCACGTGAAAAAACATAAAGTCAGGAAAATGAATTGAAATCAGACTCGAGCTGTTGATATAAACTACCTGATAGATTCCTAATATTTTGGCAAGGCAAGTTTGGGATCCAGTGTCTAGAGAATGGTTAACATGCTTGAAGTAATCAGGGGCGAATTTAATAAATGACTCAAACTCTGTTTTCTTGATCTGCTTTATGATGAACCTATCATCCATTGTCTTTGCAAAAAAAGCTTTGCTCTTTCCACCTTGAGCATCCCACTTCTTGCAGCGGCTTAAGGAAGTAATATATGCAAGCTCAGATGGGCAGCACTTCTTTCTAAGAGCGTAGAACTGATTAGCATATATACTAGTAACCGAATATTTGCCTTTTAGTGCTATTTTCCCGTTGACAGTAATTTCTGGATGCATCGAGGACAATAAAGGAGAGCTATCATAACCGGAAAAGTCATCAAATGAAAATGACGAGAGAGACGACAAGCTTGCTTCAGAATCTAAAGATCCAATAGATGACCACGGTGATGAATTGAAAGAACTTTCAGACAGAAAGCTATAGGATTTCTCCATTGTTTTACAATGCGCTCCCCTGGCATCATCCACTTCATTCTCAACAATGGAATCTATTAAATGGTGACGTTCTTCAGATATGGCAAGAGCACGAGCTATTATGCTGGATACCTCATCCTCCAGCACGCACAAAATACTACTACTTGGACCAACTGCGAACTGCGGAGAGACCACCTCATCATGTTGTTCAAACAAGGGAGACAGATAGGATGGTGAATAATGGTTAATGAGTTCAAAAATTTCCAAATATCCAACTTGAATGTCCTTCCTGTAAGCCAGTTGAGACTCAGAAACTGAATTCCAAATCCACCTGTCCCTGTCATCCCAATAAGGATATCCGAACTGTTGGGGAGTGCTAGAAGGCTGCTGCACCATGGGTATTGGATCCGCCACCACCACATTGCCCTGGACCTCTGTATTGTTGGATATCTCGAAACAAGAAACTTTTTGGGTTTGTGTTGTGCTGTCTTCCTCGACATGACCAGGATCAATGGAAGATTCTGCATCTTTAATACCTCCATTGCAAGAAAGTTCCGAGTGGCCAGCTCCCTGAGTTTCATCAAGCAAGGATGCTGCAGCCTCCCCTGGTTGATGGGCAAGGTAGAGTTTGTTACTTGCGCACTCAGTGGTACTGGCTACCCCAAAAGCATTCTTAGTTTCATCACATGTGAATTCACTTATTTTCTTATTAATATCAAGGTTTTCACAGGAAATCCTATCAACAGAAGAGGCAGGATTCTTGCAGTTAGCAAAACTTTCTAGTCTGACAGATTTACAGTTGAACAGTTGATGTAGCCGACGGTCCCATATGTAAAGCTCAAGTAGAAGGTCCTGATAGGACCAGTTTATATTCAAAAGCTCATGCACAGATGAGGATGGTCTCCCATTTTGATCAATGGTCTTGCCTAGAGAACCCTGCATAACAATACAGATAACCAACCAATAAACAGAACAAATACCTAGGCCAATAGAAATCAGAACAAGGATGCCTACCTcaaaattgtttttttctttcatcaacAACTCTTCGAGTTCAGAGAAGTCCTTAAAAGGGAGTGAACTGCCACGATTGGTAGCCAACATTATCACATCAGGATGCTCATTCTTCAAGCGTTGTAGCAAGCTTGCAACCTCAGAAAACAGTGCCGTACCTCTAGCATGAACCTTGAAATATGCAACACAAACATTAGACACCATTTTACATGCACTGAAGATAAGTAATGAACGATATGGTTTGAGAATAAGCTCTACATGTCTGCTCTCTCCTTCGAACCAATCCTGTCTGACGGGGTTGTGGAATTGGAGAGTGGGTTGTGGTTTGCAGGTAGTGTAAATTTCAACTGATGAGTACCGGAACATCGCAACTTTGGATCCCAACCTGAAAtcagtaaaagaaaaaagaaaaataaagtatTCATCACcaaaataggaaaaagaaataGTTGCCCAACCTGAACAGAAAGGGTTAATCactaaaatggaaaaaaaaagttaattgGCCTTGTTACGCTACAGGTGATTAAGGAGTTGCTTCCATTTGAATTATGTGTAtttcatgtaaaaaaaaaagtatgccTAGCATACCCAAAAAAGCGCAAGCAATCCCTGTTCACCAAATGTCCGCATATGGATAATCTTCTTGCTGCAGAGTGGCttgaaaaactaagttccaGGAATTTCCCAAATGAGAGGTTGCGCGCTTCAGATGACATCAGTACTCTTGGATTCGATTTGGATATCCCATGTTCATGATCACATCTCAAGCATCTAGTCCACATCCATATTTTCCCTTCAGATTCACCAGGCAAACAGTGTTGGGGCACCAGATGCTTCACTAAAACAGTCAAATTTCCATTTCGATGAGTATAAGAGTACATGTGAGCCTCTGGAGGCTCTCCACATGAGGAGCAGCTCAGTTTCTGCTAAAAAGAAACACTGATGAGCTGAGCCTTCATCTAAACCAAATCAAATTGCGTTGCTAACACAAAAAAATGGATATTTCATGCAAATAAGAACAGATACTAAAAGGTGAAGAAGTTACCTGATTCTGCAAAATGTCTTGCAAATATCGCCCCAAGGACACATCAAAATTCCCATAGTATTTTATACGAGATAAATGACTAGGCTCACAGATAACCTGCTTTGCGATGCATTGGCTAGACAGTAAAATCAGTATGCTGTGAGAATCAAGTGCATCATCTGCTTGATCTTCCTCGACATATTTCTCTTTGATAATGATACTGGTACTAGAGTGTTCCCCGTTTTCTGCCACAACTGGTGATTCTTCATTTTTATCACATGTAGAAGAACCTGTTGGCATTATTTCTTGAGTTATTTCTTGTTTCTGAAGAACATCTGTGTGCTCcacattttcactcaaaactGCAGACTTTTCCACCTTTGAACCTACATGGATACCATTAGTAGCCGATTCTTGACCTGATTCAACCCTGCCTTCTTTCTGGTTACCATTTGTCTCTTGCAATGATGTGACAGGTAAATAAATATTCTGATGACATAACATGTCAGCGAATAATTTCCTCAACGGTCCTGGGACTGGTGATGTTAGCCTTTCAGCATTATGTGGTGGCCTCGAATCATACTGGATACTTGCACCTTCTCCAAGTTCATTTGCAGAGCTGCTTGTTGTTGAACTTGGAGCATCTAGGTTTCTTTGAGATCTCAAAGTTTTGTTCACATCAGCATAGCCATTAGAAGTGGCATGGTACAGTCTAAGTGCTGGAGAGTTATCACGTGAAGGAAAGCCAGGGATAGTACTACCAACAGCAATTGCTGAAGGCCCTTCCATACCAGTAACagaaatttcttttgaaacatttttatcatttaggAAAACCCTCTGATCTTCAAAGAAAGATGTTTCAAGGATTAAATGATATGCTGCGAAGACTGTGAAGTGCATGACTTGCTTGACTTTCTTCAATTCTTCGCTATTAGCTCCTTTTAGCAATATCTGAACAAGGAAGAAACCATTGTAACTATGCGGATAGTTCAAAGGAGTATCAAACACTAATCAGTTTGGCACTTGCTGTTCATTCAGTACAATGTAATTAGTGCGATAAAATGGACAGCAACTCAGTAGACGATGAATATGAACCAGACGTACCGTGCAACCCAATGGCCTTGGAAATCCTTCCAAGAACATTAGTGTTTTTGATGGCATCTTTCCACCTTCACTGGTGCTGTTATGCTCCTCGATAAATTTTTCAATATGGAAGTAGTCACATTGCTTCAGCTTTTGTTTATCCAAAACTTCTGAAAACGATATTATGGGAGAACCCGTACAACGTGCGATTCTATTAAGCCGGTTGAGCTTCATATCAAGAATTAGAGTGACACCTTCTTTCAGAAGAAGTTCTTGTATGTTTCGTGAAACAGTTTTCTCAACCATAACAACATTAGGCCTGCATGTTTCCATCATTTTACTAATAGCCCTCTCCAGAAGGTCTTTTTCCTAATTGTTAAAGATATGAAAAACAGAAGGTATTAATCC contains:
- the LOC133899109 gene encoding 1-phosphatidylinositol-3-phosphate 5-kinase FAB1A-like; the encoded protein is MCREMDQQQHATREAALEVLDGSLHDADRFRHHESGDTTKYSNNLSTDDNFSSNASWHRHGDMSRDPSASYVDDRSIKSGDDSDGAESTNGKSSITGSSCLENDSIWIPPEAADKEDETESFATSITYDDDDDNYSDGIKWVQSSFPATGDEHEASTSNPREEREKAMLEAMNGQLKILVSRFLATAGISSSKGEGSESWLGIVTSLSWEAALLIKPDGSMGKEMDPGSYIKVKCIASGTRWQSEVIKGLIFKKNAAHKHMPTNCHNPRLLLLKGVLGHSDVGLSSFNSMDQEKDLLERAISKMMETCRPNVVMVEKTVSRNIQELLLKEGVTLILDMKLNRLNRIARCTGSPIISFSEVLDKQKLKQCDYFHIEKFIEEHNSTSEGGKMPSKTLMFLEGFPRPLGCTILLKGANSEELKKVKQVMHFTVFAAYHLILETSFFEDQRVFLNDKNVSKEISVTGMEGPSAIAVGSTIPGFPSRDNSPALRLYHATSNGYADVNKTLRSQRNLDAPSSTTSSSANELGEGASIQYDSRPPHNAERLTSPVPGPLRKLFADMLCHQNIYLPVTSLQETNGNQKEGRVESGQESATNGIHVGSKVEKSAVLSENVEHTDVLQKQEITQEIMPTGSSTCDKNEESPVVAENGEHSSTSIIIKEKYVEEDQADDALDSHSILILLSSQCIAKQVICEPSHLSRIKYYGNFDVSLGRYLQDILQNQKLSCSSCGEPPEAHMYSYTHRNGNLTVLVKHLVPQHCLPGESEGKIWMWTRCLRCDHEHGISKSNPRVLMSSEARNLSFGKFLELSFSSHSAARRLSICGHLVNRDCLRFFGLGSKVAMFRYSSVEIYTTCKPQPTLQFHNPVRQDWFEGESRHVHARGTALFSEVASLLQRLKNEHPDVIMLATNRGSSLPFKDFSELEELLMKEKNNFEGSLGKTIDQNGRPSSSVHELLNINWSYQDLLLELYIWDRRLHQLFNCKSVRLESFANCKNPASSVDRISCENLDINKKISEFTCDETKNAFGVASTTECASNKLYLAHQPGEAAASLLDETQGAGHSELSCNGGIKDAESSIDPGHVEEDSTTQTQKVSCFEISNNTEVQGNVVVADPIPMVQQPSSTPQQFGYPYWDDRDRWIWNSVSESQLAYRKDIQVGYLEIFELINHYSPSYLSPLFEQHDEVVSPQFAVGPSSSILCVLEDEVSSIIARALAISEERHHLIDSIVENEVDDARGAHCKTMEKSYSFLSESSFNSSPWSSIGSLDSEASLSSLSSFSFDDFSGYDSSPLLSSMHPEITVNGKIALKGKYSVTSIYANQFYALRKKCCPSELAYITSLSRCKKWDAQGGKSKAFFAKTMDDRFIIKQIKKTEFESFIKFAPDYFKHVNHSLDTGSQTCLAKILGIYQVKQIRHGKEVKIDLMVMENLLFGHNISRIYDLKGAIFSRWVADSNDHETVYLDQNYVEDMRVSPIYIGGRTKHLLQRAIWNDTSFLTSVNVMDYSLLVGVDKQKHELVFGIIDYLRQYTWDKQLETWVKTSLVVPKNVSPTVISPREYKKRFRKFMAKYFLAVPDTWSPDNPSKSCKSFGHSNHDSVEVQNGDSLVQHPIEAEACA
- the LOC133899110 gene encoding uncharacterized protein LOC133899110 — encoded protein: MNSFYSSMAHGLDALHRSLASSPHAFLSAPFLQQAAALLRSLHSQLVHLVQRLHLPPGESWLDEYMDETSRLWDACQLVRAGASALDAYCASTARIAATLHDWLCSPNPHAARQVQRAINAPRRHAVGLQQENRALADNRLDPASLLLDDRSPLEFKLNAFNGFRGVLYALRNASSFLLMLLISGTVSCLPDLARTSGAGVAAHQFRTSGAGYVSSMGRLRQRVAEEMDAVDHSGIMMYEFRQVSAAIDSLKAEFDRVVAMGYGGSVEIRGSLGDRVEIVNGWVGMLRSGAESVIGELDDFFDEIVEGRKMLSDLCSHR